TCTCGATTCGCTTCTTTGTTGTTTTCGTCGTTATTATGGTTCGGGATTGagttataaatcattatagGGTTCGAGATTGAGTTCTAAATCGATTTAGGGTTCGGGTACAGGGTTCTAAATCGATTAGTTTTTGTTCTTGCAGGTGTTGAAATGGAGGAAGAATTAAGAGATATGAAAGCACACAAAGATTACTACAACATGCTTTATTTCGGCAGATGCACAACAGGGTATTCCTAAACTATGCCCCTGTGGATCAATCACGAAGGAAGTCGTTGATGAAGAGGACACATATGACTACCTCCCTGGGAAAAGATACTTCATCTGCGCAAAGACTACGAGGTATATAGTGTTCTCTGTTATtaacattcttcttcttcgaaaTGAATTTGCAGTTTGACAATGGTTATTATGTTTTGGCAGAATGACAGGCTGCATTTCAGGCAACCATGGGTTATGGGTATGCAACAAGAGGTTGAGAGGCTCAAAATAAAAGTCTACGAGCAGGAGAAGCTTCTGAGAGAGTGACAGGCGCTTAAGGTGAGTTCAAATCTAAATTGTAACATGAAATTGATAGTTGTTTGTATAACCTTTGTAACATAATGATTGGTTTGTCTGATATATGTTCAGGAGCAGGTGAGGATGCTGCATATGCGTCTGATTTTACTTGAGACAGGCCAAAGGAGGTTAGTGTCTAAACGAACAATTGGATATGTCATATACTCCCAAGCTTTTATGAACGCAATGGATACACTCAGTATGATACATCAGAGTTTGAAGAAGGAGACTCGAGTAGAAGTTCACAGGTGTATATGTCATATACTCCCAAGCCTTCAAATCTCTGTACTATGCTTGACATACGGAGTCAAGTTCGTGACCCGCATATACATGAACAATTGAAATAtaatttgattcaaaatatttggaacaagtTTGGTAATGATGGAGATGTTTAATTATTGTATGTTTACATTTAGtcattcaataaataaaaattttaaatttaaatgttttacaaatttattaattttttttctaatgattCCATAACGGATAACACCTTTGGATCAACATTTGTGATTAGAGTTCTTAgctattccaaaaaaaaagaaaaaaaaaattaattatctaTTGTTAAGGACTCCAATGGTGAGTCCTTAAGTAATGTGCTTTAAAAATGTTCCCGAAGAGGTGCGTTTTCTTCTTTGACCAAGCTTTCTCTTCTGTCAAGAAATCCTCTGTTTTTGACCCTAAAGAATGAGACAAGACGAGGAAAACTCCGAGGAAGAGTTCGTAGAGATTGATCCCACTGGTCGCTATGGACGAGTctgttcttctttgttttgttttccttttctaacAATTTTGTTTCTCCATGAATTTTACATTATAATCTTTCTTGTTTCTCACTTTACAGTATAATGAAGTTCTAGGCAAAGGAGCTTTCAAACAAGTGTATCCTTTTCTAACAGATCTCTGTTCTTGCATGAACTTTTTCACAAAAAACACAGTTAcaaaaaatttttttctttcatcagTGCAATTCTTCAGATACAGAGCATTTGATCAACTGGAAGGAATCGAAGTGGCTTGGAACCAAGTTAAGCTAGACGATAAACTCTGTAGCTCAGAGGATTTAGATCGTCTTTACTCTGAAGTTCACTTACTCAAAACCCTTAAACACAAAAGCATCATCAAATTCTACACTTCTTGGATCGATCACCACCAACACATGACCATCAATCTCATCACCGAAGTCTTCACTTCCGGAAATCTTAGACAGTTAGATTCTCTTTTCTCTCAAATATTTGATTATGTTTCTGATATAATGTTAATCCGTTCGAATTCTCGACATTTTAGGTACCGGAAGAAGCACAAGTGTGTGGATCTAAGAGCACTAAAGAAATGGTCAAGGCAGATTCTAGAAGGGCTTGTTTATCTTCATAGTCATGATCCCCCTGTGATCCATAGAGATCTTAAATGCGATAATATATTGATCAATGGTAACCAAGGTGAGGTTAAAATTGGAGATCTCGGGCTAGCAGCCATTCTGCATCGTGCTCGCTCAGCTCATAGCGTCATTGGTGAGTCCTTTGAGCTTGCTTGTTCTTAGAATTCAAAGTTCCTTTTGTGAAACTATGGCTTCGCTTAGTAACAAGTATAATACATTATAACTCAAACATAaactcaaaaaaattaaaaataattcatgaTTGGTAACATTTATAAGTTATACTGATAACTCAAACTTAATAAAGTGCAACTCATGTCACCAACTAAAACTATAATTGTACATGTTTGAAATTGTTAAAGGTACTCCTGAATTTATGGCGCCTGAACTCTATGAAGAAGATTACAATGTACTTGTCGATATATACGCCTTTGGAATGTGTTTGCTTGAGCTTGTAACTTTCGAGTACCCGTATGTCGAATGTACAAATGCTGCTCAGATTTATAAGAAAGTTACATCGGTAAGTGATCTTTCTCTCCAACCCTAATCCAACATCAATTTATGTGACGTATATTTATTTAGTCGGTCCATTTTATTGATGCTTGTTAGGGAATCAAACCAGCCTCACTTGCAAAAGTTACTGATCCGCAAGTGAAAACATTCATAGAGAAGTGTATCGCAAATGTCTCAGAACGCTTGTCAGCCAAGGAACTACTTGATGATCCTTTTCTGAAATGCTACAAGGAAAAGACCGAAAGTGTCACATATTACAAAGGTAATCACTTACAGCACCTCCAACGGAGGTTGTTAAGGAAGGGTTCTTTAATAAaaagtccaaaaaaaaattaaaaagaataaaatgatAATATCCGGTTCCTAAAAGAGAGTTTTTAGAATTGGTAAAAAACTCTAATGTGTCTGTTTTTTGTTGGCtcctcttctctttctcctctttctctctttgtcCTCTCTTTCTAGCTCTTTCGAATTTGTCTAGTAAATCAATTTTTCTACACAGGTCCTAAACATTAATTCTCTTTTCTTCATCATGTTTGATTTCGTGGATATATTATCTCAATTTAAGGATTTTCATGTTCTGATTTggtaatttagattttttcaaatttggaaATCAGTCTAAGAAAGGAGACATTCACACATCTAATCTTTCTTAAGAACCCATGAAGGATTTTGTACCATTGGACATGACAAAATATTGTAActctaaaaaaatttaatttacaaaatttacaaaatttataattaaaataatgataAACATCTATGAGAGGTTCTTACAATTGGAGATGGTATTAATATATCTTCTGTGTCACATCTTACAAAGGTAACCATAATCTTGATATATcttctaaatatttttgatgattTCTTTAATCTTGGCTGTTGGATCTAGCCATCTAGGTCGATCTTGTAGATCTACTAGTCCTTCTATGTTTAAACCAATAgttcggtttatatattttatatactatatacatGATTTCTATACAGAAAACGGATGCAATGGAAGAGAAGTTGAAGATAAACCCTCAGATTCTGCGGTAGGTTTATTAACCGTAGAAGGTCAACGTAAAGACCTCAACACAATCTTCCTAAAACTACGTATCACCGATTCCAAAGGTTTCAATCTTTtgttctttaaataaaaaagttttcaTTATCACTATTGAATCTTTCTTTTGATAACaattataatatgttaataCAGGTCAAATCCGTAATATACACTTCCCATTTAACATAGAGACGGACACATCTTTCTCAGTAGCCATCGAAATGGTCGAGGAACTAGACCTAACCGATGATCAAGACATCTCGACGATCGCTAAAATGATTGACGCAGAGATACATTCACACATTCCCGATTGGATCCCTTCTGGTCTTAACGGAGATTATTCAACCATGCAAAGATGTTTATCTTCTCCTGATTCGCTGCGTTTAGATAGATTTCCCTCAGGGAGAAAAGTCTGGTCCTCTCCTAAAGCTGGAGATTCACGTTCACCGTTCGCTCAACGTTCTAGTTCTAAGCTTTCGTCGCCTTCAAAAGGACGCATCAATGATAAAGAAGTTGGGATTGTAGTTgagaaacttgagtctttgttgAGGAAACAGAGAGAGGACATTGAAAAAATGCATCGAGATCAAGAACGTGTTGTTTGTGAGTTTTTGAAAGAGTTTCCTCCTGAGATCTGTGAAGAGGCTTTGCTCAGATTGCAAGCCATGGATTCCGACAGCTTACTGTGTTAAATTCGTTTGTTACACATGAGTACATCTCTCGTCAATATTTATTTGGTCTGCAATATTATGTTATACTacacaataattaaaatgtgCTTGGTGCAAACTATGGAAGTGTGACTATTATCGTGTAAGGATTGTTATCATTTTCGTTAGATTTAGATCCTTATTTCTTCGTTCGTTAACTCTAATTTTTATGAAGGGTTAGAACAATAAACGGAAGAACACACCATAGTTTAACGAATTCCGGGTCTTGAACCGGTATGCTTTGTGGGAGACTATCATCCCAAACTTCATTATGAGTAAGAGAGTACAAGCTAACCACAAACTCTGATTGCCTTGTAGATTCAAATACAAGAACACCTGAGGAGATTATATTAACTTTGGCTCAAGTTACATGTATATTGTATATACTCTCATAGTCTAAAACGTTTCACCTATTTTCATCAACTCACAAGCAATAGCTTTGGGCTAGTCAATAACCAACATTAttgatctaaaaatattaaaaataaactaaaactaGGATTTGATCCGTACAGGCGGgtatttttctatttcaatatgagtcaaaattttattttgtaagacAATATTATAATTCTTGTctaatatgttatatattgtaTAGTTCAATAATTTGAGATGATtatattatacaatatttatctttttgcaCTTTGTAATTAGTTGTTAATcaatatcaatttatttttatagtgtTTGGTAAATAACTATTTTACGTAAAGTAACTAGATGGATATATATACGTTTTCACGAATTGAGTaaagtgaaaaataaattttatattttttcttacattTCGTTCGTTATATCATAtgcactttttaattttaaatattaaattataaaactatttctattacaaatatttatattttgatattattcttattaaataaagtattattatattaaaattttggtttgacgttaattaagaaaaaaaactaatttcattCCAAAAATTTAACCATGTAATGTGTTAATAagtacattttaatattttatgaagtTAGAtggaaaaatatatcatttactGAGAAATGGTTGCAATCCAATATTTTCAGGACACACTTAAATGTTATGACATTGACGAATTTctaagatttaaatttttttttaaaaaattattactttaatagattagatgcaaGAACATTAAGTAACAAAACTAATATCTAGATAAGATATCAATTTTGAGTTCATTATACTAAACTATATGAAATTtgacaaatatttttatcaGCGAATGGaaatttgtaatcatattttcgaaattatttaataactgatgacataatattttaaaaagaaaagatatttATCTAGGAATTTTAAGTCGTAATTTAATAAATACTCTCATTTAGTTTTCGAATTATTCTTCTTCTAACCCAAAATTAACTaacaaactagattttgacccgcgtaAAAACGcggattatgttttcttttataaaaaaccaaacaaaatgaTACAATCATAGGAATAATCTTATCAAAGTTTTTAGGGTTGTGTAAAATATCCACACCCGAATAACTGAACAAAACCCAATCCAAAAAATTCTATCGAACCCGAATCGAAACTGATAAGATATACATATATCCAAAATTTGTGTATAAAAAACCGGATATGAATCCGACCCGAATCAAAATATTTCGGATACCCGAATAacaaattttattcaaatatattaattattttaaatcaaatattataaaaatatccaaaatactcAAAAA
The window above is part of the Brassica napus cultivar Da-Ae chromosome C3, Da-Ae, whole genome shotgun sequence genome. Proteins encoded here:
- the LOC106374709 gene encoding probable serine/threonine-protein kinase WNK3 isoform X2 codes for the protein MRQDEENSEEEFVEIDPTGRYGRYNEVLGKGAFKQVYRAFDQLEGIEVAWNQVKLDDKLCSSEDLDRLYSEVHLLKTLKHKSIIKFYTSWIDHHQHMTINLITEVFTSGNLRQYRKKHKCVDLRALKKWSRQILEGLVYLHSHDPPVIHRDLKCDNILINGNQGEVKIGDLGLAAILHRARSAHSVIGTPEFMAPELYEEDYNVLVDIYAFGMCLLELVTFEYPYVECTNAAQIYKKVTSGIKPASLAKVTDPQVKTFIEKCIANVSERLSAKELLDDPFLKCYKEKTESVTYYKENGCNGREVEDKPSDSAVGLLTVEGQRKDLNTIFLKLRITDSKGQIRNIHFPFNIETDTSFSVAIEMVEELDLTDDQDISTIAKMIDAEIHSHIPDWIPSGLNGDYSTMQRCLSSPDSLRLDRFPSGRKVWSSPKAGDSRSPFAQRSSSKLSSPSKGRINDKEVGIVVEKLESLLRKQREDIEKMHRDQERVVCEFLKEFPPEICEEALLRLQAMDSDSLLC
- the LOC106374709 gene encoding probable serine/threonine-protein kinase WNK3 isoform X1, whose product is MRQDEENSEEEFVEIDPTGRYGRYNEVLGKGAFKQVYPFLTDLCSCMNFFTKNTVTKNFFLSSVQFFRYRAFDQLEGIEVAWNQVKLDDKLCSSEDLDRLYSEVHLLKTLKHKSIIKFYTSWIDHHQHMTINLITEVFTSGNLRQYRKKHKCVDLRALKKWSRQILEGLVYLHSHDPPVIHRDLKCDNILINGNQGEVKIGDLGLAAILHRARSAHSVIGTPEFMAPELYEEDYNVLVDIYAFGMCLLELVTFEYPYVECTNAAQIYKKVTSGIKPASLAKVTDPQVKTFIEKCIANVSERLSAKELLDDPFLKCYKEKTESVTYYKENGCNGREVEDKPSDSAVGLLTVEGQRKDLNTIFLKLRITDSKGQIRNIHFPFNIETDTSFSVAIEMVEELDLTDDQDISTIAKMIDAEIHSHIPDWIPSGLNGDYSTMQRCLSSPDSLRLDRFPSGRKVWSSPKAGDSRSPFAQRSSSKLSSPSKGRINDKEVGIVVEKLESLLRKQREDIEKMHRDQERVVCEFLKEFPPEICEEALLRLQAMDSDSLLC